In the Cellvibrio sp. KY-GH-1 genome, TTCATCAAAGTTACCTATCCTTTCATTATCGTTGGTTTTGGAAGTTGAACAGGCGAATACAGCTGGCTCTCTCACCGTCGCTGGCTAATTGCAACATTCACCTGGTTGCGATTGTCAACGTTGTCATTTGCAGGTACAAAAAACCCGTTACATCAATACAACGACTAGCACAGGGGTATCTGGTACAGGCGGGAGGACAAACATACATCAGGACAAACACTGGCGCAGAGCATATGTATATCTTTTATGCATTGCAAGCAATAATCCGAAGAAAAAGGAAGCAGCTAACATTATTGAAGTTCAATATCGAAACCCAATATGTTACTGCCTCCTTCTTACAACCATTCTTTTTTACAGTGTTGCCTTGGCGCTTTTTCTAAAGAGCCACATGGATATCTAATATTCTTATTAGAAGTTCCAATCAGCCATTAACCAAAATTTCGTAGTATCCGTGAAGCTGGCATTAGTATCGCCCATTGAGTATTGGGCATATTTTGCAGTCCACACCACTGCACCAAACTTTTTGCTCAGACTTAAATCTATTTCGTCACCGAAATCGATACTGCCCGCATCAGAATCATACTTGTGGTAGCTCACAACTGCTTGCGCACCTGCCACGGTAACACCCACGTTCAAATAAGTATCTTCCAAACCAGCAGCAGGTGTTGCCAGAAATTTATCCGCCCAACCTTGAAACGCATGCAGTGTTGCCAGTGGTGTAGCAAAACCATATTTGCCATCATCGGACCCCAACAATTCATAACCCAAGGTAAAACTGAAACGACTTACGTTATACGTTGCCTCAGCCAAGGTGTAATCTGCTTCAAACATTTTCGCAGCGCCAGCGTCTTGCTGCTTTGCATATTCAAGGTTATACAAAAAGGACTCACCTACGGTTCCTTGCCAACGAACACCAAAGGTATCACTCGTTAAACCAAGTTGTGCAATTGGGTCATTCACATCCAGCAAATAAGCATAACCAATCAGTTTACCGGCATCTAATCCAGTGTAACTGGCGTTGAGTACATGGCTATCCATATGCAAATCGCCTAACGCGGGATTATCTTCACCAAACACGCGATTTACATTCTTGATGTACGCGTAGGTAAAATTGGTGTAGCGAATTGTTTTATTGGTCCAAGATAGACCATCATACGTTTGTTCGTTCTGTCTCCAACCTACGTTGCCGATAAAACGTGAGTTATCCAGCACTAAACGTTGACGACCGTATTTCACCTGATTGTTGAAATTGGTGTAGGAAATAAACGCTTGATTAACCTCAGTACCAACAGGGTCTGCAATTACAGCAACAGTTTTGCTTTGTCCATTCAACGGATCTGAACTATGCGCAGATGTACGATAGTCAACATCATTTGTCATCTCACTAATGTTATCCATCTCACCCGTAAAACCGAATCCATTCCAAGCGCCTGACTGATAGGAAATGCGTGAGCGAGTAGTCCAGGCATCCGCTTCTCTCTCGCCTTTTTTACCCAGCACTTTCGTCACTGGATCCACCGCATAATAATCTTCTGTCACATCTTCAAAGCGAGTACGAAAATTTATTTTAACCACACTACCCTGTTGCATAGACTCAGTAAAAGTTTTTGCAGAAACACCTGGAGCCGCGCACACCAGCGAACTCGCCGCAGCCACAAAAAGATAAAGTGTATTTTTTTTCATAGAGCCTTCTCCAATTTTTTTGCATAAATGTGTGTGGTTTAAACATCAACACCATCAACGTAAACAGGTCTTGGAAACTACGTTTTGTCATGCACTAAAAAAACATTTATTGAAATCACTGGCACAACAGGTGTGTGACTTAATTCCAGTTGAGCAAGGCTTATGCCAATCGTTTTTTTCAGGTTTTTTTTAAGGAATAATTCATTATTAATCAAGGAGATATAATTTCTGGAATTTTATTGCGTGATTTTAAGCATTTTTTGGAGTTGCACACTTGTGGTGATGGACGAATGACTCATGCGTCATTTGCAAACAAACACACAAAAAAACACGCACAAATTAAATGCAAAGAAATGCACAGCTTTTTTTTGCAATGCACTATAAGAAGGCAGGCGCAGCAATTATTTTTCAGCAGCAGTTCTTCGGAGGGGGGCTTACGCACACAAAAAAGGCCATTTGCTTGCGCAAATGGCCCTTCAAGAAAAAAAGCTAATACGGTTACACGATTTGCACACCAATACCTTTTGCCAAGCCCTTCTCAATACGGACCTGCGAAAAAGTAGCATCCAGCTTGCCATTGGCCACCAAGGTAAATGGCTCCAGAATCAAGGCAAACAACTCTTGCGGCGTGCGTTTCAAACCGAAGTCAGTTCCGGCATCCGGGTAATCTTTTAAATCCACTGACAGGGTTTTCCAACCTTTACCGGTTATCGCAGTCAACTCTTTGGTAATCTCCACTTGCGAATAGCAAGATGGGCCACAACCAATGCGTACCCACGCCTGAGCCTCGGGTGCGGCATCCACTTTGATATCGAATACCAATGCTGAATCAGACTCATAATAATCGCTTAACACTTGACGATTAGGCGTCGAGATAGCCACCAAACCTTCCCCATCGCCATTCCAGAGTGCGCGACGAGCATCCTCTTGAACATCGCGATCCACACAGGTCACAGTCAGTGTCGATACGCTCGCGATATTGCCATTGAGCGCTGCACGATCATTATTTTTACCCTCCAGAATAATCCCATAAATTCCCAGAGGACGACGATTGAATAATTCCAGTACGTGTGAGGTCGCCTCAAAACTAATGCCCTCTTCTGAAAGGCTATCGCTCAAGGTATCTTTATCGCCGTATTTCAAACCAAAGCCATAGGCAAACAAAGGGTCATAATCTTTATCACCAACATTTAAGGGACCTTGGTCAGGACGCTTGGGCCATGAAAACGATAACTGACCTTTTACCGGAAAATTTATCGAACCATCGGTAGCTTTAAAAATAACGTCAGCAATACCAGCACCTTCAGTTCCCGGCTGCCAGATAACCGCAAAAGCATCGGACGCGTTGAGCTCTCGGTTAATCCACATAGGGCGACCAGTTATGAATAACGCAACAACAGGAATCCCATCGCCCTTTAATTTTTGCAGCAACTGTAAATCGGCAGTGTCGCCCGCCTTAAGCAATTGATGTTGAATATCGCCCTGCATTTCAGCATAGGGATCTTCACCAAAAATGACGATTGCCACATCAGGTTTTTCAGTGTACGAACCGTCCACACTTAATTGTGCTGAGCCGCCAGCCGCTGACACTGCTGATTCAATCCCCATCCACAAGGTAGTTGCGCCGGGAAAATCAGCCATCGTATTACCAGTGCCCTGCCAGTTAATCGACCAACCACCGGTTTGCTTACTAATATTGTCCGCGCCATCGCCTGCAACAAGAATTTTTGCCTTGGGCGACAGGGGTAATAAATTATTTTTATTTTTTAACAAAACAACGGATTCACGCACAGCCTGACGAGCAACAGCGCGATGCTCTACTGCCCCCAATAAATCATCGCGGCCAGCCAATGGGCGTGAAGAAGGTAGCCCCTTTTCCCAAAGGTTTGCACGCAGTTTCACCCGCAATACGCGACGCACCGCATCATCAACGCGACTCATCGGGATAGTACCGTCTTGCGCTTGAGCCAAGGTGTTGCGATACAACTGTTTCCACTCAGGATCTGGAACCATGTAGATATCCAAACCGGCGTTTAACGCCTGCGGGCAGTTTAAAGGCGTAGCTCCGGCTACGAAGCCATGACCATTCCAATCACCAACCACAAGACCATCAAAACCCATTTGCTCCTTCAATACATCCGTTAACAAATAGCGATGACCGTGCATATGCTCGCCTTGCCAACTATTAAAAGAAGCCATTACGGTCTGCACACCATTTTCGATTGCGCTGTAATATCCCGCCGCATGAATACGGCACAGGCTTTCTTCATCATCAATACAGTTACCGCGATCGATACCGTTCAAAGTACCTCCATCTGCGATAAAATGTTTTGCCGTAGAAATGACTTTGTATTTCGACAGAAACTCTTTGCCAGTAGCGTCACCTTGTAAGCCTTCAACCATTTGGCCGGCATAGTCGCGAACCAAATCAGGACTCTCTGACCAGGACTCATAGGTGCGCCCCCAACGATCATCGCGCGCTACCGCAACGGTGGGTGAAAAATCCCAATCAAGCCCGGTAACAGCAATTTCAGTGGCAGTAATGCGGCCAATTTCCTTAATCAATTCAGGGTTGCGTGCTGCGCCCAAGGCAATGTTGTGGGGAAACAGCGTCGCACCAACAATATTACCCACGCCATGCACAGCGTCAGTGCCCCACATAATCGGGATTGCCAACTTGCCATCGCTATCATCCATAGACGCGGTGTAGTAAGCATCAGCAATTGCCAGCCAGTCCGCCGCTTTGGAATAGCGGTTTCCATTGGGAACAGAACCTCCCCCATTAAGTACCGAACCTATGTGGTACTCCTTAACATCGGCGGCGGTAAGATGACGGATTTCGGGTTGAATCAGTTGGCCGATCTTCTCTTCCAGACTCATTTGCACGAGCAAATCTTCAATTTTTGCTTCGAGCGCCGGATCTTTCTTCAGCTTGCTGGTGATACTAGGCCACTGCACGTTTGCAACCTCCACAGGTTTTGGCTAAAAAACATTAATCAGATTTACCCACGCTTGTAAGGCATAACCCTAAGCATAGGTGCTTTCCATTTATGAGCACTATTAATCAACTTGAAAATGAAAGCCGCAGAATCCTTGAGAAAACCTGCACATTAAACCGCGCATAATGCGATCTAGCCTGGCAAGCTGGGGACGCTCATCGTTGAGCGGTATTGACCGAATACATCTCTTATTCATACCGGAAAACGAGTAACCGGGCGCTTTTTGGCTGGCGCAAACTACTACTTATTGACAGCGCTGTCAATGACGGCAAAGCGCCCAGCATGATTCGAGTAAAATCGTCTCATAAATCACACCATATGGCACCAAAATTAATAAAACTTGATGGAAAACAAGGACTGGTGCGACCAAAAAGAAGTGAATGCGAGTCATTAAAGTGATTTTCCGCCTTTTGGGATTAGTGGTATCCTCCCGCACCTAACCATTACTACAAACACACCATCCATAACTATTTGATCTTCTTTATAAGAGAAGTTGAGGAGTCACATGAGCCTGTTACTGGTTGCAGATATCGGCGGCACCAATGGCCGTTTTGGTCTGGTCGAATTCGACGCGGAAAAAAATCGCGCACGCGGCAAGATCAACTACACAGCTGAACGCCAAATCACCCTGAAATGTGCAAATTACGCAGACATGGCAACTATGATCAAGGCCTGTTGTACGGAGTTTGGCATTGATATTCCAGCACACGCGTGCCTCGCCATCGCTGGCCCTATTGAAAACGGACAGGCCGCCATGACCAACCTGAACTGGAAATTTTCCATTGATGGTCTGCGCGACCAATTGGGGATGAAAACCCTCCACGTAATCAATGACTTTGCTTCTCTTGCGTACGCTGTACCCTTTTTACAGGACGATGAATTAGTAACGTTATACGAATCTGGAAAATCAAACCCGGATGCTCCCATCGTGGTAATGGGGCCAGGCACCGGTTTTGGCATGGCAGCACTTGTGCCGGATGGCGGCAATTGGAAAATCATTCCAACTGAAGGTGGTCACGCCAGCTTTGCCCCCACAAATGAAAAAGAACTGGATATCAAATCCTTCTTATTGAAAGAACAGAGCCATGTTTCGGTTGAAAATATTCTATCCGGCGGTGGCTTGGTAACCCTCTACCGTGCTCTCGCACACAACTCCGGCGTAGAAGCAAAAGCCTATACACCGGCAGATGTAAGTACCAAAGGTTTGGCAGATGAAGATGATTTATGCCGTGAAGCTGTTTTAACCTTCTGCGATGTACTGGGTGAAGTCGCTGGCGATAAAGCTTTATCTCTAGGCGCAAAAGGCGGTGTCGTAATCGGCGGCGGGATCACCCCAAAATTGGTTGGGCTTTTGCCGGAATCTCACTTCCTTGAGCGCTACAAAAACAAAGGCCCAATGGCTGGTTATGTGAGCGACATTTCCATCCGCCTCATTGTGAACGACAAAGCAGCACTGGTTGGTTCCGCAGCTTGGTTAATCAACAATACGCCAGCGCTAAAAAACGCATAACCCGCAATACATTCCCGTCATAAAAAATGCACCCCAGGGTGCATTTTTTATTGACGTGGTTAGATCCGACCGTTAGTGCTTTTCTTTCGCTTTGATTATTGGGCCGGTAGAGTCGCGCACGATAATGCTTGAACTCAACATGCTGGCGGGCAGCTGAATTTCACGTCCCTTCAATTGTTTTAATAGCAGATCCGTAGCTTTTTTCGCCATTTGGCGAATGGGCTGCCGAATGGTAGTGAGCGATGGATATAATTGGTGTGCAACGGGAGTATCGTCGAATCCTGCGACCGATAATTGCGCCGGTATTTTAACTCCCGATTGATGGGCAACCATCATCACCCCCGCAGCCATATCATCATTTGCAGCAAAAATAGCGGTTGGCCGCTGCGCATGCAGCAAAAGTTTTTTGCCACACTCTTCACCCGATTCAAATGAGTTATCACCTTGCTCTACCAATTCTTTTATCAGGGGCAAGTCATTTTCAATTAGTGCAGCTTTGTACCCTTCGTAGCGCAAGGACATAGCACGGTGGTCCGGGTGACCACAAATAAAGCCAATGCGTGTGTGCCCCCAAGCAATCAATTGACAGGTCATATCATACGAAGCTTCCTCATCATTAGTTTCAACGTACGGAGATAAGGATTTATTTTCTGTCGGTGCGACACGGACGAAAGGGATATTCATTTTTTTAAGGGAATTGATAACCGTCATATTGTCGGAGAGTGGCGGCGTCAGCATGACACCATCTACCCGCTTCTCTAAAATTAAATCGGTTACCTCATTTAAAACATTAGGATCGCGATGGATAGCCGGGTGCACAAGTAGCTCGTAGCGCTGGGGACGACAAACCTCAAGCACACCCTCCTGGATATCCAGCACATAATGTGCGCTGGGATGACCATAAATAAGCCCCAGCAGATAGGATTTATTCCCCGCGAGACTTCGGGCAGATTGGTTGGGCCGATAATTCAACGCCGCAATGGCCGAGTCTACCTTCTCACGCGTTGCCGGCCTCACATTGGGCTCATTATTTACAACTCGAGAAACCGTTTTGATGGACACCCCTGCGAGAGCAGCTACATCATCAATCGTTGCCTTTGCCACTGACTTAACCTCTGGTTGATTTATTGTTGCTCAATCCCAGAGTCAAATATATGTCACATTGACAATAAGAAAGAAGCTTGCTTTTTTGACGCAGGAATTGTAATCGCGAAACAAACAATGTGACAGCTTTATAGCCTTGGATTATAGTACCGCCGCGATTTTCGCCAGATTATTAGTTACCCCAAGTCCCAACTCTGGCGCTGTTTTAAGACCATTACAACGACAAATCATTTTATAACAACGAGGCAATCACTCTCATGCAATCATCATCCAACAAATATCTGCCCGCTTATGCGGCAGTAACAACACTATTCTTCGCGTGGGGGTTTATTACTTCCCTCATCGATCCATTGGTCGCAGCGGTAAAAGGAATTTTCAGTCTGAGCGACGTAGAAGCTCAACTCAGTGCCTTCGCGTTCTTTATCGCCTATGGAATCATGAGCTTCCCGGCAGCGACTCTGCTATCTCGCTTTAAATCCGTATCAACTATTTTGATTGCATTGGGCATGATGATTGGTGGATGCCTGATCATGTTGGTTGCAGCCAATATTGAAGTTTACGCACTGGTACTTGGCGGCCTTTTTGTGCTTGCCAGTGGTATCACCGCATTGCAAGTCGCCGCAAACCCTTTGGCCGCCGCGCTTGGTTCGCCCGAAGGTAGCCACTTCCGCTTAACCTTCAGCCAAACCTTTAACAGCCTTGGAACTTTTATCGGACCAATCATTGGTGCAAGCCTTTTCCTGGAAGGCGTAGAAGTTAAGCACGGCGAAACTATTACCGATGAAGTTCGCACCCAAGCTCTTGCCGGTATCGACGCTGCTTACTTCTGGTTGGCAGGTATGATTGCAGCACTACTTGCCTTCTTTTTTGTCAGCCGCAAAATTGTTGGACAAGCTGCTCCAGACTCTTCGGCAGCCAAGCCAAAGGGCATTGGCGAAATGCTGTCGGATGCTTTCCAATCTAAATGGGCAATGCTCGGCGGCATGGCGATCTTTTTGTACGTAGGTGCCGAGGTTGCCATAGGCACTCAAATGGCATTCTTTTTGAATTCAGACTCTATTTGGGGCCAGTCCGATGCGATTTTCGCGTTCCCGTTCATTGACAAAATTGCCAGTTCCGATGGAGTTCTTGGCGTTTCGTTGCAAGAAGCCGCTGCGTTAACTGCACTCTATTGGGGTGGGGCTATGGTAGGTCGCTTGATCGGTTCTGCTCTGCTCGCCAAAGTAAATGCCGCCATGTTGCTCGTTGTGTTCACTGGCGCAGCCGCCGCTATGTGTTTCTATGTATTCTCTGTAGGCGGAGTAGGCGCCGGTTTTATTGCACTGGCAATTGGGTTATTTAACTCTATTATGTTCCCGGTTATTTTCACTCTGACTCTGGAACGCTCTACCGCGAGTTCAGAAGCAACCTCTGGTTTCCTCTGTACGGCAATTATCGGCGGCGCGTTTGTGCCTTTACTGGCGGGATTGGTTTCAGGTCACAGCAGTTATGTAACCGCGTTTATTGTTCCTGCAGTTTGCTACATAATTTTGTGTGTCTTCGCGCTCAGCGCCGCTAAAACCAAAGCAACTAACGACGTTGCCGAAGTTGCAACCAGCCACTAATTTACTGAGTGGCCATCTGAATTCTGCAAGCAGATTAACTGCTTGCAGAATTACGATCTGAATCCCAACGTTCCGCCGCTTCTCCGTCCTTATTTTTCGCCTCTACCCACACATTTTTCCCCTCCTGAGTAATTTCCTTTTTCCAAAAAGGTGCACGGGTCTTTAAAAAATCCATTAGAAATTCTGCGGCCTGAAATGCGTGCTCTCGATGAGCACTGGTAACTCCAACAAAAACAATTTGATCACCCAGACGCAATTCACCTACACGATGGATGATGCGAGCGGAAACCAAATCCCAGCGCAGTTTTGCCTCCGCGAGAATTTGCTCCAATATTTTTTCCGTCATACCGGGATAATGCTCCAATGAAAGACCGGCCACCAAACGTCCATCGTTAAAATCCCGCACGCGCCCTACAAAAAATACCACTGCGCCTGCGGCAGCATTGCCTGCAATTAACGCTGAGTACTCTTGCCCTACATCAAAATCATTTTGTTGAACACAGATCGAAAAGGTCATATCAACCTCCTGTTACTGGCGGAAAAAAAGCCACCTCATCACCATCAACCAATGTCTGATTTCCTTTTGTATATGCATGATTGACCGCGGTCAGAACTTTGCTCTTGAGTAGCGTTGATTCCCATGAAGGATTTTGCAACACGAGCTGCTGCTTTAATTCATCCAGCGACTTAACGTGTGCACTGGAAACATCAAGCTCCGCGATACCTAATTGCTCGCGCAACTGCGCTAGAAAAATTACCCGGATCATGACTATAGCCCTTCGCGTTGATAATGGCCGCGACGGCCGCCGGATTTCTCCAGTAAGCAAACGCGCTCAATCACCATCCCCATATCAACTGCTTTGCACATATCATAAATTGTTAGGGCCGCAACACTGGCCGCAGTGAGCGCTTCCATTTCCACACCGGTTTGCCCGGTCAATTTGCAATAGCTGGTGATTTCAACCGCACTGTTACTTTCATCCAACACGAAGTCCACGGCAACTTTGCTCAAAGCCAAAGGATGACATAATGGAATTAAGTCCGAACATTTTTTGGCAGCTTGTATTCCCGCTATCCGAGCAACAGCCAACACATCACCTTTTTTTAGTGAATTATGTTTTATTTGCTCCAAGGTATCCGGCGTCATAACTACGCGAGCAAAGGCCCTGGCCTCGCGCACGCTGGGAGTTTTTTCAGAAACATCGACCATGCTGGCATGGCCGTGGGAATCTATATGGGTAAGCGTCATAACAAATGCATCCAGTTAACCAAGACTGGCCGTGCAGCAGCCAGGAAATAGGGTTATCATAAAGCACTCATCAAGATGACCGCATTTTTATTTCCTCGCCAGCTTAAAATTATCCGACTTACATGACCTCACCAGTACTTGATCGCCGCTTTACCCTTGCCCCAATGATGGAGTGGTCCACGTCGGACTGCCGTACCTTTTGGCGCCTTCTCACTAAGAACGCTGTGCTCTACAGCGAAATGGTCACCACCGGTGCTCTACTCCACGGGGATAAAGCACGCTTTCTGGACTACAACGCCTGCGAACATCCTCTCGCACTGCAACTGGGAGGCAGTAACCCTAAAGACTTGGCCGAATGCAGCAAAATCGCTGAAGACTGGGGTTATGATGAAGTCAACCTTAACTGTGGCTGCCCCAGCGATAGAGTTCAAAATGGAATGATTGGAGCTTGCCTGATGGCTGAACCCGAACTCGTCGCCGAGTGTATAGCGGCCATGCAACACGCCGTTAAAATCCCGGTTACGGTTAAACACCGTATCGGTATAGACGATATGGAAGACTACGAAGGCTTGGTAAAATTTGTAAGTACCATCGCCAAAACCGGTTGCAATACGTTTATCGTGCATGCACGCAAAGCTTGGCTAAAAGGACTGAGTCCGAAAGAAAATCGCGAAGTCCCACCACTGCAATACGATAAGGTTTACCAACTGAAGCGGGATTTCCCGCACCTTGAAATCATTATCAACGGGGGCATCACCTCCTTGGAACAAAGCCAACAGCTGTTAAATCACGTTGATGGCGT is a window encoding:
- a CDS encoding alginate export family protein, whose protein sequence is MKKNTLYLFVAAASSLVCAAPGVSAKTFTESMQQGSVVKINFRTRFEDVTEDYYAVDPVTKVLGKKGEREADAWTTRSRISYQSGAWNGFGFTGEMDNISEMTNDVDYRTSAHSSDPLNGQSKTVAVIADPVGTEVNQAFISYTNFNNQVKYGRQRLVLDNSRFIGNVGWRQNEQTYDGLSWTNKTIRYTNFTYAYIKNVNRVFGEDNPALGDLHMDSHVLNASYTGLDAGKLIGYAYLLDVNDPIAQLGLTSDTFGVRWQGTVGESFLYNLEYAKQQDAGAAKMFEADYTLAEATYNVSRFSFTLGYELLGSDDGKYGFATPLATLHAFQGWADKFLATPAAGLEDTYLNVGVTVAGAQAVVSYHKYDSDAGSIDFGDEIDLSLSKKFGAVVWTAKYAQYSMGDTNASFTDTTKFWLMADWNF
- a CDS encoding exo 1,3/1,4-beta-D-glucan glucohydrolase translates to MQWPSITSKLKKDPALEAKIEDLLVQMSLEEKIGQLIQPEIRHLTAADVKEYHIGSVLNGGGSVPNGNRYSKAADWLAIADAYYTASMDDSDGKLAIPIMWGTDAVHGVGNIVGATLFPHNIALGAARNPELIKEIGRITATEIAVTGLDWDFSPTVAVARDDRWGRTYESWSESPDLVRDYAGQMVEGLQGDATGKEFLSKYKVISTAKHFIADGGTLNGIDRGNCIDDEESLCRIHAAGYYSAIENGVQTVMASFNSWQGEHMHGHRYLLTDVLKEQMGFDGLVVGDWNGHGFVAGATPLNCPQALNAGLDIYMVPDPEWKQLYRNTLAQAQDGTIPMSRVDDAVRRVLRVKLRANLWEKGLPSSRPLAGRDDLLGAVEHRAVARQAVRESVVLLKNKNNLLPLSPKAKILVAGDGADNISKQTGGWSINWQGTGNTMADFPGATTLWMGIESAVSAAGGSAQLSVDGSYTEKPDVAIVIFGEDPYAEMQGDIQHQLLKAGDTADLQLLQKLKGDGIPVVALFITGRPMWINRELNASDAFAVIWQPGTEGAGIADVIFKATDGSINFPVKGQLSFSWPKRPDQGPLNVGDKDYDPLFAYGFGLKYGDKDTLSDSLSEEGISFEATSHVLELFNRRPLGIYGIILEGKNNDRAALNGNIASVSTLTVTCVDRDVQEDARRALWNGDGEGLVAISTPNRQVLSDYYESDSALVFDIKVDAAPEAQAWVRIGCGPSCYSQVEITKELTAITGKGWKTLSVDLKDYPDAGTDFGLKRTPQELFALILEPFTLVANGKLDATFSQVRIEKGLAKGIGVQIV
- the glk gene encoding glucokinase; this translates as MSLLLVADIGGTNGRFGLVEFDAEKNRARGKINYTAERQITLKCANYADMATMIKACCTEFGIDIPAHACLAIAGPIENGQAAMTNLNWKFSIDGLRDQLGMKTLHVINDFASLAYAVPFLQDDELVTLYESGKSNPDAPIVVMGPGTGFGMAALVPDGGNWKIIPTEGGHASFAPTNEKELDIKSFLLKEQSHVSVENILSGGGLVTLYRALAHNSGVEAKAYTPADVSTKGLADEDDLCREAVLTFCDVLGEVAGDKALSLGAKGGVVIGGGITPKLVGLLPESHFLERYKNKGPMAGYVSDISIRLIVNDKAALVGSAAWLINNTPALKNA
- a CDS encoding LacI family DNA-binding transcriptional regulator — protein: MAKATIDDVAALAGVSIKTVSRVVNNEPNVRPATREKVDSAIAALNYRPNQSARSLAGNKSYLLGLIYGHPSAHYVLDIQEGVLEVCRPQRYELLVHPAIHRDPNVLNEVTDLILEKRVDGVMLTPPLSDNMTVINSLKKMNIPFVRVAPTENKSLSPYVETNDEEASYDMTCQLIAWGHTRIGFICGHPDHRAMSLRYEGYKAALIENDLPLIKELVEQGDNSFESGEECGKKLLLHAQRPTAIFAANDDMAAGVMMVAHQSGVKIPAQLSVAGFDDTPVAHQLYPSLTTIRQPIRQMAKKATDLLLKQLKGREIQLPASMLSSSIIVRDSTGPIIKAKEKH
- a CDS encoding MFS transporter, which translates into the protein MQSSSNKYLPAYAAVTTLFFAWGFITSLIDPLVAAVKGIFSLSDVEAQLSAFAFFIAYGIMSFPAATLLSRFKSVSTILIALGMMIGGCLIMLVAANIEVYALVLGGLFVLASGITALQVAANPLAAALGSPEGSHFRLTFSQTFNSLGTFIGPIIGASLFLEGVEVKHGETITDEVRTQALAGIDAAYFWLAGMIAALLAFFFVSRKIVGQAAPDSSAAKPKGIGEMLSDAFQSKWAMLGGMAIFLYVGAEVAIGTQMAFFLNSDSIWGQSDAIFAFPFIDKIASSDGVLGVSLQEAAALTALYWGGAMVGRLIGSALLAKVNAAMLLVVFTGAAAAMCFYVFSVGGVGAGFIALAIGLFNSIMFPVIFTLTLERSTASSEATSGFLCTAIIGGAFVPLLAGLVSGHSSYVTAFIVPAVCYIILCVFALSAAKTKATNDVAEVATSH
- the moaE gene encoding molybdopterin synthase catalytic subunit MoaE translates to MTFSICVQQNDFDVGQEYSALIAGNAAAGAVVFFVGRVRDFNDGRLVAGLSLEHYPGMTEKILEQILAEAKLRWDLVSARIIHRVGELRLGDQIVFVGVTSAHREHAFQAAEFLMDFLKTRAPFWKKEITQEGKNVWVEAKNKDGEAAERWDSDRNSASS
- a CDS encoding MoaD/ThiS family protein — protein: MIRVIFLAQLREQLGIAELDVSSAHVKSLDELKQQLVLQNPSWESTLLKSKVLTAVNHAYTKGNQTLVDGDEVAFFPPVTGG
- the moaC gene encoding cyclic pyranopterin monophosphate synthase MoaC is translated as MTLTHIDSHGHASMVDVSEKTPSVREARAFARVVMTPDTLEQIKHNSLKKGDVLAVARIAGIQAAKKCSDLIPLCHPLALSKVAVDFVLDESNSAVEITSYCKLTGQTGVEMEALTAASVAALTIYDMCKAVDMGMVIERVCLLEKSGGRRGHYQREGL
- the dusA gene encoding tRNA dihydrouridine(20/20a) synthase DusA, whose protein sequence is MTSPVLDRRFTLAPMMEWSTSDCRTFWRLLTKNAVLYSEMVTTGALLHGDKARFLDYNACEHPLALQLGGSNPKDLAECSKIAEDWGYDEVNLNCGCPSDRVQNGMIGACLMAEPELVAECIAAMQHAVKIPVTVKHRIGIDDMEDYEGLVKFVSTIAKTGCNTFIVHARKAWLKGLSPKENREVPPLQYDKVYQLKRDFPHLEIIINGGITSLEQSQQLLNHVDGVMLGREAYANPYLLAEVDQQIYGTSNPVISRNEVMMGFLNYCEEQLAKGTRLNHLTRHILGLYHGLPRARQFRRILSEQAHKPGAGIEILQQALNVLNEVPLASTADQAQ